A window from Mangifera indica cultivar Alphonso chromosome 2, CATAS_Mindica_2.1, whole genome shotgun sequence encodes these proteins:
- the LOC123207391 gene encoding uncharacterized protein LOC123207391 isoform X1: protein MEDDGHNHGFSLGSVSAPSPSVVSLAAFSAIPFPFPCRLSSHFTRPSPPVSAVRKLAWVSLEGRLVNAEEASSSKTIKGWLSREEAAAWEMFTPIQRFLIVAVIGVAVAESKKNWVISQLKKSVELRDEVLLSMQQKLDSLCEQLYFAKDKKEIKANIPLKGKEESAFGETFGDEKISFVECGCWLCDQHHHLFNGLMARSAVKASRRDENEMLQFKMNHVNEVEPEERRMSDLSDWASSVTSSVEVQMNNFALEQDISNLRKECEDKDSSIRELTAFLQSSNTNGSKRISDLEDIIRRKSMIITRLKKDMVVLEQKLVQLTRLQRPSTASATNSWQVPIMADNLLYDMDSTTSPSSSDSDSSPVNRPEITVLKAVGAPVLNGDSASPSEQKSAPVKFSSLLAKPTDLRITSCQSSPLTEISINQNSNTISSSRQNQLSTRGDLKKSRRRPQTASKGAAPQRRWI from the exons ATGGAAGACGACGGCCATAATCATGGCTTCAGTTTAGGCTCTGTGTCGGCTCCTTCCCCATCTGTAGTTTCTCTGGCGGCATTTTCTGCAATTCCGTTCCCTTTCCCTTGCCGCCTCTCAAGCCATTTCACCCGCCCGAGCCCCCCGGTTTCCGCGGTTCGTAAGTTGGCTTGGGTGTCCTTGGAAGGACGACTCGTTAATGCAGAAGAAGCCAGCTCGTCTAAAACTATAAAGGGATGGTTGAGCCGAGAGGAAGCCGCGGCTTGGGAGATGTTTACCCCCATTCAGAGGTTCTTGATAGTTGCCGTGATCGGCGTCGCCGTCGCTGAGTCGAAGAAGAATTGGGTCATTTCGCAACTCAAAAAATCTGTTGAACTTAGG GATGAAGTGCTTTTGAGCATGCAGCAGAAGCTTGACAGTCTCTGTGAACAGTTGTATTTTGCCAAGGACAAGAAGGAAATAAAGGCCAATATACCATTAAAAGGGAAAGAAGAGTCAGCATTTGGCGAAACGTTTGGCGATGAGAAAATCAGTTTTGTTGAGTGTGGCTGTTGGCTTTGTGATCAACATCATCATCTCTTTAATGGGTTGATG GCTAGATCTGCTGTGAAAGCTTCCCGCAGGGATGAGAATGAGATGCTGCAGTTCAAAATGAATCATGTGAATGAGGTGGAACCGGAGGAGCGCCGCATGTCTGACTTGTCAGATTGGGCTTCAAGTGTCACATCTAGTGTAGAAGTTCAG ATGAACAACTTTGCATTGGAACAAGATATCAGCAATCTAAGGAAGGAGTGTGAAGACAAGGATTCCAGCATAAGGGAGCTAACTGCTTTTCTCCAGTCATCAAACACTAACGGTTCAaag AGGATCTCAGATCTGGAAGACATCATAAGGAGGAAGAGCATGATAATTACAAGACTGAAGAAAGACATGGTGGTTTTAGAACAAAAG CTGGTGCAGTTGACAAGGCTTCAGAGACCTTCCACTGCATCAGCCACAAACAGTTGGCAAGTTCCAATTATGGCAGATAACCTGCTTTATGATATGGATAGTACTACAAGCCCTTCTTCTTCCGATTCCGATTCTTCCCCTGTGAATCGACCAGAAATTACTGTTCTGAAAGCTGTTGGTGCACCTGTTTTGAATGGTGACTCTGCTTCACCAAGTGAACAGAAGTCAGCTCCAGTCAAATTCTCTAGTTTATTGGCGAAGCCTACTGACTTGCGTATAACCTCTTGTCAAAGTAGTCCTCTGACTGaaatatcaataaatcaaaattccaATACAATATCTTCATCGAGGCAAAACCAACTGTCAACAAGAGGAGATCTCAAGAAGAGTAGGAGGCGGCCTCAAACTGCGTCAAAGGGTGCAGCTCCACAGAGAAGATGGATTTA G